A single window of Streptomyces cathayae DNA harbors:
- a CDS encoding AMP-dependent synthetase/ligase, with the protein MREFSLPALYEVPADGNLTDIVRRNAAQHPDVAVIARKVGGVWQDVTATAFLDEVRAAAKGLIASGVRPGDRVGLMSRTRYEWTLLDFAIWSAGAVTVPVYETSSPEQVAWILSDSGATACVVESDGHAAMVESLRDRLPALKHVWQIEGGALADGALAGGAIAELGRLGRDVTDETVEERSSVARADDPATIVYTSGTTGRPKGCVLTHRSFFAECGNIVERLRPLFRTGECSVLLFLPLAHVFGRLVQIAPMMAPIKLGCVPDIKQLTDELAAFRPTLILGVPRVFEKVYNSARAKAQADGKGRIFDQAADTAIAYSKALDTPSGPSLGLRLKHKVFDRLVYGKLRAVLGGRGEAAISGGAPLGERLGHFFRGIGFTVLEGYGLTESCAATTFNPWDRPKIGTVGQPLPGSVVRIADDGEVLLHGEHLFKEYWNNPGATEEALADGWFHTGDIGTLDEDGYLSITGRKKEILVTAGGKNVAPAVIEDRIRAHALVAECMVVGDGRPFVGALVTVDEEFLVRWAAEHGKPEGVTAAALSEDPDLIAAIQTAIDDGNAAVSKAESVRKFRVLPAQFTEESGHLTPSLKLKRNVVAKDYAHEIEALYTK; encoded by the coding sequence TTGCGCGAGTTCAGCCTTCCCGCTTTGTACGAGGTCCCCGCGGACGGCAATCTGACCGACATCGTCCGCAGAAACGCCGCGCAGCATCCCGATGTCGCCGTCATCGCCCGCAAGGTCGGCGGCGTGTGGCAGGACGTGACGGCGACCGCCTTCCTCGACGAGGTGCGGGCTGCCGCCAAGGGGCTCATCGCCTCCGGTGTCCGGCCCGGCGACCGGGTGGGGCTGATGTCCCGCACCCGCTACGAGTGGACCCTGCTGGACTTCGCGATCTGGAGCGCCGGCGCGGTCACCGTGCCGGTGTACGAGACCAGTTCGCCGGAGCAGGTGGCCTGGATCCTCAGCGACTCCGGCGCCACCGCCTGTGTGGTGGAGAGCGACGGCCACGCGGCCATGGTGGAGTCGCTGCGCGACCGGCTGCCCGCGCTGAAGCACGTGTGGCAGATCGAGGGCGGCGCTCTCGCCGACGGCGCACTCGCCGGCGGTGCGATCGCTGAGCTGGGACGGCTCGGCCGGGACGTCACCGACGAGACGGTCGAGGAGCGCAGCTCCGTGGCCAGGGCCGACGACCCGGCGACCATCGTCTACACCTCCGGCACCACCGGCCGCCCCAAGGGCTGTGTGCTCACCCACCGCAGCTTCTTCGCCGAGTGCGGCAACATCGTGGAGCGGCTGCGCCCGCTGTTCCGCACCGGTGAGTGCTCGGTGCTGCTCTTCCTCCCGCTCGCGCACGTCTTCGGCCGGCTGGTGCAGATCGCGCCGATGATGGCGCCGATCAAGCTGGGCTGCGTCCCGGACATCAAGCAGCTCACCGACGAACTGGCCGCGTTCCGGCCGACGCTGATCCTGGGTGTGCCGCGGGTCTTCGAGAAGGTCTACAACTCGGCGCGGGCCAAGGCGCAGGCCGACGGCAAGGGCCGGATCTTCGACCAGGCGGCGGACACCGCCATCGCGTACAGCAAGGCGCTGGACACGCCGTCGGGCCCGTCCCTCGGTCTGCGGCTCAAGCACAAGGTCTTCGACCGGCTCGTGTACGGCAAGCTGCGCGCGGTGCTCGGCGGACGCGGCGAGGCCGCCATCTCCGGCGGCGCGCCGCTGGGCGAGCGCCTCGGCCACTTCTTCCGCGGCATCGGCTTCACGGTGCTGGAGGGGTACGGGCTCACCGAGTCCTGTGCGGCCACCACGTTCAACCCCTGGGACCGGCCGAAGATCGGCACGGTCGGACAGCCGCTGCCCGGCTCGGTGGTCCGGATAGCCGACGACGGCGAGGTGCTGCTGCACGGCGAGCACCTGTTCAAGGAGTACTGGAACAATCCGGGCGCGACGGAGGAGGCGCTGGCCGACGGCTGGTTCCACACCGGCGACATCGGCACCCTCGACGAGGACGGGTACCTGAGCATCACCGGGCGCAAGAAGGAGATCCTGGTGACCGCGGGCGGCAAGAACGTGGCGCCGGCCGTGATCGAGGACCGTATCCGCGCGCACGCGCTGGTCGCGGAGTGCATGGTGGTCGGCGACGGGCGGCCGTTCGTGGGCGCGCTGGTCACCGTCGACGAGGAGTTCCTGGTCCGCTGGGCGGCGGAGCACGGCAAGCCGGAGGGGGTCACGGCGGCGGCGCTGAGCGAGGACCCCGATCTGATCGCCGCGATCCAGACGGCGATCGACGACGGGAACGCGGCGGTCTCCAAGGCGGAGTCGGTGCGGAAGTTCCGGGTGCTGCCGGCTCAGTTCACGGAGGAGTCGGGGCACTTGACTCCGTCGTTGAAGCTGAAGCGGAACGTGGTGGCGAAGGACTACGCGCACGAGATCGAGGCGCTCTACACGAAGTAG
- a CDS encoding glycosyltransferase 87 family protein: MGSRGSPARLLALWGLTRTVLLLWVLKVVVFPGPDVTSDVSGIYRGWYEVLRTGTFPLDDVTWQYPPAAALAILSPGLLPFLEYATAFFVLVLLADLATLALLLYAGGRPGLSRRGAWVWVAGVPLLGPTVYARYDVMVTAVAVAALLAGARRPRLLGVLAAFGALLKVWPAMLLLGVRRRSAWVSAAVTGVAVAGAFAVSMPGAFAFLDFQRDRGTEVESLGALVFHVARHYGWDGRVLLNYGSVEFLGPYVTWVSTGAMVLTGAALAWLVLWRLLATRFEPHTLADAAFVAVLMFTTTSRVISPQYMVWLVGLAAVCLCHRGSRMRLPVALVLVASFVTVLEFPLWFAHVVASDPLGIALLFLRNGLLVAATLLAARTLWRATVPRSLPPADLADHPRSPTKAPVSS, translated from the coding sequence ATGGGCTCGCGCGGGTCCCCGGCTCGGCTGCTCGCGCTCTGGGGGCTGACGAGGACCGTCCTGCTGCTGTGGGTCCTGAAGGTGGTCGTCTTCCCCGGCCCGGACGTCACCAGCGACGTGTCCGGGATCTACCGGGGCTGGTACGAGGTCCTGCGCACCGGAACGTTCCCGCTGGACGACGTGACCTGGCAGTACCCGCCCGCGGCGGCGCTGGCGATCCTCTCCCCCGGCTTACTGCCGTTTTTGGAGTACGCCACGGCGTTTTTCGTCCTGGTGCTCCTCGCCGACCTGGCCACCCTGGCACTGCTGCTGTACGCGGGCGGCCGGCCGGGTCTGAGCCGTCGCGGCGCCTGGGTGTGGGTGGCGGGCGTGCCGCTGCTCGGGCCGACGGTGTACGCCCGCTACGACGTGATGGTGACCGCGGTGGCGGTGGCCGCGCTGCTGGCCGGCGCCCGGCGTCCCCGGCTGCTGGGGGTGCTGGCGGCCTTCGGCGCGTTGCTGAAGGTGTGGCCGGCGATGCTGCTGCTCGGTGTCCGCCGGCGTTCCGCGTGGGTGTCGGCGGCGGTGACCGGTGTCGCGGTGGCGGGCGCGTTCGCGGTGTCCATGCCGGGCGCGTTCGCCTTCCTGGACTTTCAGCGCGACCGGGGCACGGAGGTGGAGTCGCTGGGCGCGCTGGTCTTCCATGTCGCCCGGCACTACGGCTGGGACGGCCGGGTGCTGCTCAACTACGGCTCGGTGGAGTTCCTCGGCCCGTACGTGACCTGGGTGAGCACGGGCGCCATGGTGCTGACCGGGGCGGCCCTGGCCTGGCTGGTGCTGTGGCGGCTGCTGGCCACCCGCTTCGAGCCGCACACCCTCGCCGACGCCGCGTTCGTGGCCGTGCTGATGTTCACCACCACCAGCCGGGTGATCAGCCCGCAGTACATGGTGTGGCTGGTCGGGCTCGCCGCGGTCTGCCTGTGCCACCGCGGGAGCCGGATGCGGCTGCCGGTGGCCCTGGTGCTGGTCGCGTCGTTCGTGACGGTGCTGGAGTTCCCGCTGTGGTTCGCGCACGTCGTGGCCAGTGACCCGCTCGGCATCGCCCTGCTGTTCCTCCGCAACGGCCTGCTGGTGGCCGCCACCCTCCTCGCCGCCCGCACCCTGTGGCGCGCGACGGTCCCCCGGTCGCTCCCGCCCGCGGACCTCGCAGACCACCCCCGAAGCCCCACGAAAGCACCGGTCTCCTCCTGA
- a CDS encoding glycosyltransferase family 4 protein, whose product MHKTLIVTNDFPPRPGGIQAFLHNMALRLDPERLVVHASTWKRTREGALATAAFDAEQPFTVVRARTPMLLPTPQATRRAVALLREHGCTSVWFGAAAPLGLMAPALRRAGAERIVATTHGHEAGWAQLPAARQLLRRIGESTDTITYLGEYTRSRIAGALTPGAASRMVRLPPGVDEKTFHPGSGGDEVRARLGLTDRPVVVCVSRLVPRKGQDTLIRAMPAILAAEPDAVLLIVGGGPYEKDLRRLAQDTGVAGSVRFTGAVPWSELPAHYGAGDVFAMPCRTRRGGLDVEGLGIVYLEASATGLPVVAGDSGGAPDAVLDGETGWVVRGDTPAESADRIITLLADPGLRRRMGERGRAWVEEKWRWDLLADQLKTLL is encoded by the coding sequence ATGCACAAGACCCTGATCGTGACCAACGACTTCCCGCCCCGGCCCGGCGGCATCCAGGCGTTCCTGCACAACATGGCGCTGCGGCTCGACCCCGAGCGCCTCGTCGTCCACGCCTCCACCTGGAAGCGCACCCGGGAGGGCGCCCTGGCGACGGCCGCCTTCGACGCCGAGCAGCCCTTCACCGTCGTACGCGCCCGTACGCCGATGCTGCTGCCGACCCCGCAGGCGACCCGGCGGGCCGTCGCCCTGCTGCGCGAACACGGGTGCACCTCGGTGTGGTTCGGGGCGGCGGCGCCGCTCGGGCTGATGGCACCGGCGCTGCGCCGGGCGGGCGCCGAGCGGATCGTGGCCACCACCCACGGCCACGAGGCGGGCTGGGCCCAGCTCCCCGCCGCCCGGCAACTGCTGCGCCGGATCGGCGAGTCCACGGACACGATCACCTACCTCGGCGAGTACACGCGCTCGCGGATCGCCGGCGCGCTCACGCCCGGGGCGGCCTCGCGGATGGTGCGACTGCCGCCCGGGGTCGACGAGAAGACCTTCCACCCCGGCTCCGGCGGCGACGAAGTCCGGGCCCGGCTCGGCCTGACCGACCGCCCGGTGGTCGTCTGCGTCTCCCGGCTGGTGCCGCGCAAGGGGCAGGACACACTGATCCGCGCCATGCCCGCGATCCTGGCCGCCGAGCCGGACGCCGTGCTGCTGATCGTCGGCGGCGGGCCCTACGAGAAGGACCTGCGCCGGCTCGCCCAGGACACCGGGGTGGCCGGCTCCGTCCGCTTCACCGGCGCCGTGCCCTGGTCCGAACTGCCCGCCCACTACGGCGCCGGGGACGTCTTCGCGATGCCCTGCCGCACCCGGCGCGGCGGACTGGACGTGGAGGGGCTCGGCATCGTCTACCTGGAGGCCTCCGCGACCGGTCTGCCCGTCGTCGCCGGCGACTCGGGCGGCGCCCCCGACGCGGTCCTCGACGGCGAGACCGGCTGGGTCGTCCGGGGCGACACCCCCGCCGAGTCCGCCGACCGCATCATCACCCTCCTCGCCGACCCCGGACTCCGCCGCAGGATGGGCGAGCGGGGCCGGGCCTGGGTCGAGGAGAAATGGCGCTGGGACCTGCTGGCGGACCAACTGAAAACCCTGCTCTGA
- a CDS encoding SRPBCC family protein, with amino-acid sequence MAEHTSSSITIEAAPADVMEVIADFARYPDWTGEVKEAEVLSSDDRGRAEQVRLVMDAGAIKDDQTLAYTWTGEHEVSWTLVKSQMLRSLDGSYLLTPAGTGTEVTYRLTVDVKIPMLGMIKRKAEKVIIDRALAGLKKRVETGEEPAAGSGGKPAAE; translated from the coding sequence ATGGCGGAACACACCAGCTCGAGCATCACGATCGAGGCGGCACCGGCCGATGTCATGGAGGTGATCGCCGACTTCGCCCGCTACCCGGACTGGACCGGTGAGGTGAAGGAGGCCGAGGTCCTCTCCTCCGACGACCGGGGCCGGGCCGAGCAGGTGCGCCTCGTCATGGACGCCGGCGCGATCAAGGACGACCAGACCCTCGCGTACACCTGGACCGGTGAGCACGAGGTCTCCTGGACGCTGGTGAAGTCCCAGATGCTGCGCTCCCTGGACGGCTCCTACCTCCTGACGCCGGCCGGCACGGGCACCGAGGTCACCTACCGGCTCACCGTCGACGTCAAGATCCCGATGCTCGGCATGATCAAGCGCAAGGCCGAGAAGGTCATCATCGACCGGGCCCTGGCGGGACTGAAGAAGCGGGTGGAGACGGGCGAGGAGCCCGCCGCCGGCTCCGGCGGGAAGCCGGCCGCGGAGTAG
- a CDS encoding metallophosphoesterase family protein — protein sequence MASTPDGDRRTRVHVVSDVHGNARDLARAGDGADALICLGDLVLFLDYADHSRGIFPDLFGVENADRIVELRTARRFEEARAFQSRLWAGIGEDRAGAIETAVRKQYAELFAAFPAPTYATYGNVDIPALWQEYAGPGTTVLDGGRVEIGGRTFGFVGGGLRTPMRTPYEIGDEEYAAKIEAVGEVDVLCTHIPPEVPELVYDTVARRFERGSRALLDAIHRTRPRYALFGHVHQPLVRRMRIGATECVNVGHFAAGGRPWALEW from the coding sequence ATGGCTTCCACACCAGACGGGGACCGGCGCACGCGCGTCCATGTGGTCAGCGACGTGCACGGCAACGCCCGTGACCTGGCCCGCGCCGGCGACGGCGCGGACGCCCTGATCTGCCTGGGCGACCTGGTGCTCTTCCTCGACTACGCCGACCACTCTCGCGGCATCTTCCCCGACCTGTTCGGCGTGGAGAACGCCGACCGGATCGTGGAACTGCGCACCGCCCGCCGCTTCGAGGAGGCGCGCGCGTTCCAGTCCCGGCTGTGGGCGGGCATCGGCGAGGACCGCGCCGGGGCGATCGAGACGGCGGTGCGCAAGCAGTACGCCGAACTGTTCGCCGCCTTCCCCGCACCCACGTACGCCACCTACGGCAATGTCGACATACCGGCCCTGTGGCAGGAGTACGCGGGCCCCGGCACCACCGTCCTCGACGGCGGACGGGTGGAGATCGGCGGCCGGACCTTCGGCTTCGTCGGCGGCGGACTGCGTACGCCCATGAGAACGCCGTACGAGATCGGCGACGAGGAGTACGCGGCGAAGATCGAGGCCGTCGGCGAGGTCGACGTGCTGTGCACGCACATCCCGCCGGAGGTCCCGGAGCTGGTGTACGACACCGTCGCACGCCGTTTCGAGCGCGGCAGCCGGGCCCTGCTGGACGCCATCCACCGCACCAGGCCGCGGTACGCGCTGTTCGGCCATGTGCACCAGCCGCTGGTCCGGCGCATGCGGATCGGGGCCACCGAATGTGTGAACGTGGGGCACTTCGCGGCCGGCGGCCGGCCCTGGGCCCTCGAGTGGTGA